The nucleotide window ACCCTTTTCCGAGATATCGTCCCGAAGGGAAACTCCTTCGACCATTTTACGCAGGATAATGTGAATTTGATTTTTTCACACGTCAACAGCGTTAAGCGCAAGAGTTTAGGTGGCAAAACCCCGTATGAGCTGTTCGCATTTACATACGGGGCTGAGATTGCCACCCTGCTAGGCATTACTCCTGTTTCGGCAGATAAAGTAAACCAATCGCCTAGCTTGCTTAAAAAATAACTCAAACCACGATAAAATACAAGGAAGATTTCCCATTCTAAGTTCCCGATAAGTTGAAGTTAGTCTGAAACGCCAGCGGTTCAGGCTTGTTTGCCTTGCCATTGTTTAATAACTCTTAGCCATTTTAACGCCATTTTTAACCTTTGACGATTGCTTGCTGAATTTTTCTCATACTTAAATCCGTTGATTTTTCAGGGTTATCGCAACACGCTTCCCACTGTAGAACTTACTTTGGGAATTTACGTTCCTGCAGAAATGCCCATCCCCGGCCGTCCCATATAAAGACCGCCAGAATTGACCATTCACTGTAAGGCGGCCCAAATAGAACCCCGGCCATGGTGTCGTCAAGGTAATCTATGGCATAAACAATAATATTATCTTCCTGAAGATCGTAAGTTTCAAAAAATCTTTCAACATTATTTAACTCTTCTGTATGCAGCAAAATAACCTGCGGATCGCCCGTCCGGTTGATCAGCCACCTGTGCAGCACCGGTTCAATCACTGCCAGGTTGGGCGGTTCCTTCTCACTTTCCGGCAAAGACTCCGACTCAGCATCCGTTTCTTCAGCCTCTTCCGGATCAGATATTTCCACTTCTCCCTCATCAGCTCTATCTACTTCTTCCTCACCATTAACAACGGAAGGTATTTCAATTTCGGGATCCTGTCGCGAACCCAGTGTTACGATTATAGCGCCCATTATAACTACCGACACAACAATGATCAAAACCGGTAGAAGCCAACCGGCTTTCTCCTTCGGATCGTAATCCAGCTCGCTGAATTCATCCTCCAGTGAGATCTTCTCCTTGGAGTCGGACACAATCATCACCTCCATCCAGGGATCAGCATATTAAACAGCTTATTAAACAGCTCTAATGATCTGTGTCAACTATTACCCGGGCGGGGATAGCATCGGTTTCGCTGATCTTCAACGGAAAACAGTAAACCTTAAAGATTTTACCCCTTACCCGGTCAAGGTTAACCAGATTTTCAATAACATAGATCTTGTTTCCCGACAGGTAGCGGTCACAATCTCCATGCTTCCTGCCCCTGCCGAGGCCCAGGGCATCGATCCCCACCATATTGATCTCTTTTTCCACTAGCCACTCCAATATTTCCCGGGAAATTTCGGGGTGTATCTTGTAGCGTTCACTGTTAATATAGCGGTCCCACCCGGTTTTAAAGAAAACAAAGTCACCCTTTTCGACTGTAATGCTATGGTCAAGGTCTTCCAGAACTATTTCCCGATCGACTATACTAGAGACATCAAAAAGTATACCCCGGCCGATAAACCGTGCGGGTTCAATCCTGTTATTCTTGTCGACCATATCGATATGAGTTCCCATGTGAAGGGGCATGGAAACCGTAACAGTGTTATATTTCCCATCCTCATCCTCATGAAAAAACTCCTCTGTCCTGATTTTTACCGGTGGTGATCCAGGTCTGAAGACCATTCCATCGGTGATTTCCAGGCTGACATCGATTAGCATACAAACCAGCTCCCCAAATGAACTCCTAAGCTTTCAACAGCAGCACCGGGCAGGCAGACTGCCTGACTATATGGTCGGCATTACTGCCAATGACCAGCTCATCCACCATGCTCCTGCCTCGTCTTGATATGGCCAGGATAGATATATCATCCCTTTTCGACGCTTCAATGATGTGCTCGGAGGCAACACCGATGACCACTTCGATATTAACTTCAAAGCCTTTGGATTCAAACTCACTTTTCCACTCTTCAAGCCTGGCCATGGCTTTTTCGGTATTAGCCTTAAGCTGTTGTTCGGTATAGCCTTCGTCGATCACATTGAATAAAACCAACCGTTCGAAAATACCCGGCTGGTCAAGAAATGTGTCGAAAATATGCAGAGAACTGCGCGAGAAATCGGTGGCCAGCAGAGCTGTTGCCGGTTTGCCCTCCTGAAAAACAGGGATCCGCATCAATCTGCCTTCTTCACGAGCATACTTTTCTACAAGTACAGAAATTTTAGTTCCACGAATAACTTCGGTCACAGTGCTCCCCAGAAATAGCCTGCGAACCAGGCTGCCTTCCCCCAGAGAGCCGATCAAAATAAGATCGGCCTTTTCTTCAGTAGCCACAAGCTTTATTTCTTCGGAAGGCTTACCGATGGGCTGTAATATTTTTACCTCCACACCGAGAGCATTAATTTCACTCTTCTTATCTTCAATATTCTGTAAAAATTTTTCCCGGCGGATGCTCAAGCCGATACCCGCAGTCTCAGTCCTGATTACATGGACTATGATCAGTTCTTTCATCCCCAGTTTCAACAGATCATCCATACCATTCAGCAGTTCCATCGACGGTCCGGAAGCGTCCACGGCAACGATAACTTTTCTAAACAATAAAATACCCTCCCCGTTCAAAACTTAAATTTTCTATTGGTCTCATATTCGCTCTTAAAACATTAAAACCTTTGCCCCACCCTTACCCTGAAACAACTTTCATCTGTTTCCAACCCGAAAGACCCAGAACCGGTTCAGGGAAAAATTAACCACCATGGCAAAAAAGGTAGCGATAATTTTGCTGATCAAAGTGCTCAAACCTGCCTGTTCCCGCCCCAGGAAAAGAACAACCAGGGAAACTCCGAGTGAAATGATATTGACTAACACAAATTTAGTAAACTCTGCAACATGGGGTTTATGTTTCGCCTGAAAAGTCCAGTAGCGGTTCCATAAATAGCTGTGGCAGGTTGCCGTAGCATAGGCGATAACCTGGGCGGTTAGATAATAGACACCTGCTGCATAGTAGAGAAGAGAAAACACGCCGAAGTCTACCAGCGTATTTAAACCCCCGACTATCCCGAACTTTCCCATCTGCCACAAGTCATGACGGTATTTGTTGAACAAAACTTTAAGTGATCCCATCATCTCCAAACCCTTCGGTAAATTCAATGATATAAAGCGGACGATTCTTGGTTTCTTCAAATATACGACCCAGATACTCGCCAAGGATCCCGAGCATGATCAGGATAACCCCGTTGAAGAATAAATTAATAACCACGATGGAAGCCCAGCCGGGCACTGCAGTGGGGTCGCCAATCCGCTGGACAATAACCACTATTAAATAGACAAAGCTGGCAAAAGATAAGATAAAGCCCACATAGGTAGCAAGTTTAAGAGGCTTGTAGGAAAAAGAGGTAACTGCATCCCAGGCCAGGGCGAGCAGTTTACTGAATGAATACTTGGTTTCACCGGCCCAGCGCTCATCCCGGACATATTCAACAGCAGTAGTTTTAAAGCCAACCCAGCTGACCATGCCCCTGATAAAACGGTTTTTCTCGGGCATCTGTCTCATCGCCCGGCAAACCTGCCGGTCGATCAACCTGAAATCGCCTGTATCCATGGGAATCGATATTGAACTGAGGGCATTTAGCAACCTATAGAATATACTGGCTGTAGCCCTTTTAAATATATTTTCTCCCTTCCGTACTTTTCTTTTACCGTAGACGACTTTGTACCCTTCACGCCATTTATCAATCATCTCCAGAATAACTTCGGGAGGGTCCTGCAGATCGGCATCGATGATCACTATCGCTTCCCCACCTGCCCTGGAAAGACCGGCCGAGGTGGCTGCCTCATGCCCAAAATTTCTTGAAAACCCGATAAGCCTGGCATGGGGATCATTTTTACAAAGACCGCAGATAATTTCCCGTGAGCGATCCCGGCTGCCGTCGTCGACAAAAATCAGCTCATATGCTTCACCGGTTTTCTCCATCACTTCGCTCAAGCGCCGGTGTGTCTCTTCAATCACTTCTTCTTCGTTGAATAAAGGTACAATTACCGAATATACAACCTGTACAGTCATATCCAACCTCCTCTTAGTGACGGCTACTTTGCAACAGGAAGTGCCTGGTTATAATTTCGCTTTATCGATAAATAAAACCTACCGGCTCAATGAAAAACCCAGCCCGGAAACCAGCGCAGGTACGTTTCTACATAAGCTCTTTCAACAATCATTCCCGACAAGATCGGATAGAAAAGAACAAACAGAATCAAGGTTATGATGGCAAAAAAGATGACCAGTTCTTTGCCAAATGCCCAACGCTTCCTTACTTCCCCCAACACATAGACAAGCCCGAAGATTAGAAAAGGAAC belongs to Bacillota bacterium and includes:
- a CDS encoding IS30 family transposase, translating into TLFRDIVPKGNSFDHFTQDNVNLIFSHVNSVKRKSLGGKTPYELFAFTYGAEIATLLGITPVSADKVNQSPSLLKK
- a CDS encoding cyclase family protein, encoding MLIDVSLEITDGMVFRPGSPPVKIRTEEFFHEDEDGKYNTVTVSMPLHMGTHIDMVDKNNRIEPARFIGRGILFDVSSIVDREIVLEDLDHSITVEKGDFVFFKTGWDRYINSERYKIHPEISREILEWLVEKEINMVGIDALGLGRGRKHGDCDRYLSGNKIYVIENLVNLDRVRGKIFKVYCFPLKISETDAIPARVIVDTDH
- a CDS encoding universal stress protein, with the protein product MFRKVIVAVDASGPSMELLNGMDDLLKLGMKELIIVHVIRTETAGIGLSIRREKFLQNIEDKKSEINALGVEVKILQPIGKPSEEIKLVATEEKADLILIGSLGEGSLVRRLFLGSTVTEVIRGTKISVLVEKYAREEGRLMRIPVFQEGKPATALLATDFSRSSLHIFDTFLDQPGIFERLVLFNVIDEGYTEQQLKANTEKAMARLEEWKSEFESKGFEVNIEVVIGVASEHIIEASKRDDISILAISRRGRSMVDELVIGSNADHIVRQSACPVLLLKA
- a CDS encoding GtrA family protein, whose protein sequence is MNLPKGLEMMGSLKVLFNKYRHDLWQMGKFGIVGGLNTLVDFGVFSLLYYAAGVYYLTAQVIAYATATCHSYLWNRYWTFQAKHKPHVAEFTKFVLVNIISLGVSLVVLFLGREQAGLSTLISKIIATFFAMVVNFSLNRFWVFRVGNR
- a CDS encoding glycosyltransferase family 2 protein — its product is MTVQVVYSVIVPLFNEEEVIEETHRRLSEVMEKTGEAYELIFVDDGSRDRSREIICGLCKNDPHARLIGFSRNFGHEAATSAGLSRAGGEAIVIIDADLQDPPEVILEMIDKWREGYKVVYGKRKVRKGENIFKRATASIFYRLLNALSSISIPMDTGDFRLIDRQVCRAMRQMPEKNRFIRGMVSWVGFKTTAVEYVRDERWAGETKYSFSKLLALAWDAVTSFSYKPLKLATYVGFILSFASFVYLIVVIVQRIGDPTAVPGWASIVVINLFFNGVILIMLGILGEYLGRIFEETKNRPLYIIEFTEGFGDDGIT